The following are from one region of the Fretibacterium sp. OH1220_COT-178 genome:
- a CDS encoding L,D-transpeptidase, whose amino-acid sequence MKFLRELFTLTPVWVEKGRGRWVLRRRLHPILRATLVVLPMVLGIAWGLNLLLSGRTPEPPSETVDEPVAVLAPDPVSESPELPLSGDTAVAGPVPMPEEVAEPAFPSENVLLGPDRPGGDRSYWVKISKGNYTLSLYRGRDLVKTYRVAVGRNPGNKRRVGDNRTPVGQFRVRSIENSQSWRHDFGDGNGMIAGAYGPWFIRLDTGWKGIGIHGTHDPDSRGTMATEGCIRMSNEEVRELRQYAYRNMKVVIEE is encoded by the coding sequence TTGAAGTTTTTGAGGGAACTTTTTACCCTGACCCCGGTGTGGGTGGAGAAGGGGCGCGGGCGCTGGGTGCTGCGGCGCCGTCTGCATCCCATTCTGAGGGCCACCCTGGTCGTGCTGCCGATGGTGCTTGGAATCGCCTGGGGCCTGAACCTTCTTTTGAGCGGCCGCACTCCGGAACCTCCATCCGAGACGGTGGACGAGCCCGTCGCCGTCCTCGCCCCGGATCCCGTTTCGGAGTCTCCGGAGCTTCCGCTCTCCGGGGATACGGCCGTGGCGGGCCCGGTCCCGATGCCCGAGGAGGTCGCCGAACCGGCATTTCCTTCCGAAAACGTCCTTCTGGGTCCCGACCGGCCCGGGGGGGACCGCAGCTATTGGGTGAAGATCAGCAAGGGGAACTACACGCTCTCCCTGTACAGGGGAAGGGATCTGGTCAAGACCTACCGGGTCGCGGTTGGGCGCAACCCCGGGAACAAGCGTCGGGTTGGGGACAACCGCACGCCGGTGGGGCAGTTCCGCGTCCGGTCCATCGAGAACTCCCAGAGCTGGAGGCACGACTTCGGAGACGGAAACGGGATGATTGCGGGGGCCTACGGGCCCTGGTTCATCCGCCTCGACACGGGGTGGAAGGGAATCGGCATTCACGGAACGCACGATCCCGACTCGCGCGGAACCATGGCGACCGAGGGCTGCATCCGCATGAGCAACGAGGAGGTTCGGGAGCTCCGGCAGTACGCCTACCGCAACATGAAGGTCGTGATCGAGGAATGA